The nucleotide sequence CTGTTTGGATGGGGCCCATCAATTATTTGGCTAACGATTTTGCCGTGTGGGCTCGCCCAGATGTTGGTAATAAAACTGAATAGCTGGCCAAAAAGTTGGCTTACACCCGAAATTTAGGCAGCCATCCAAAATTTTGGTAGGGTAGTTGTTGGTTGCTATCCAAACAGCCATGTAGAAACCACCACAAAAAGCACATGCCAAAACATGCTGCCAACCTTGATATTTTCCTGTTTCCATATCACTTGTGTAAGCAACCAACCTAACTCACCAGGACTATCTGTTTTCAGGGCAAAATTTCAGAGAAGCGTGTCACTGATCTTCAGTTGGAAGATTTCCTCCAGTATGGCCCACAAAACAAGCAAGGCAAGGTATGGAGAAAGTGCAAAACACCAGTGTGCTAATTTGGTCATTAGTAGTAGTTACATAAAGTTTGACACAATGCATCTGATTATTCATTGCTTATTGCTAAATTCAGAATGGGAAGCCTTTGCTGCGGAAAATGAAGGACGGTCGGGTGTTGAATTGGAACGTCCAGTCAGATGATCCTCTTTGCACCCTTCAAGAAGCATTCGAGAAGGTCAATCCAAGATTGGGCTTCAATGTCGAGCTGAAATTCGATGACAATCTTGTGTACCAAGATGAGGAGCTTACTCACATCCTCCAGGCCATCCTCAAGGCATGTACTATTACTGCAGTACATGAGTCACTTTTGGTTGGTTACAGCTTGATACCTGTTGTTCTAACACATCAGATTTTCAACTTGTGAACAGGTGGTCTTCGAGTGTGCCAAGGATAGGCCCATCATTTTTTCTAGCTTCCAGCCCGATGCTGCGCAGCTCATGCGAAAACTGCAGAGCACATACCCTGTAAGTGCAATATTATTACCGGACAGATTGCAAGCACATGGAACTTATATCCATTCCACACCATGAGCGTCACTGATTGCCATCGTTACGATGTTTGTCAGGTGTACTTCTTAACGAACGGAGGGACGGAAATCTACGCCGACGTGAGGAGGAACTCGTTGGAAGAGGCGGTCAAGCTGTGCCTTGCCAGCGGCATGCAAGGGATCGTGTCCGAGGCCCGCGCCGTCTTCAGGTTCCCGACCGCTATACCCAAGATCAAGGAGGCTGACCTCTCCCTACTAACTTACGGCACTCTCAAGTAAGTTCTCTAGTTCTTCATCAACTTCTTAGAACGACGGAGTAAAAGGTTTCTGACGCCGTTGTGCAAATGTGCAGTAACGTGCCGGAGGCGGTGTACATGCAGCACCTGATGGGGGTGAACGGGGTCATCGTCGACCTCGTGCCGGAGATCACTGGGGCTGTCTCTGATCTCATCGCCCTCCCGGAGACCGATACAGAGATCAATGATCTGAGCGGCAAGGTGGTGAAAGATGCCGCATCGACGCCGAATTTCACACAGCGGGAGATCTCGTTCCTGCTGAGGCTGATGCCAGAGCTTGTGCAATAGCACAGATTGCACACCATTAACTCATGGCTTTGGATGTAACTGATTGATTGGCATGCAGGACAGGAGGAGCCCCTTGTGGAGGAAAGCACAGGTTTACATACTGGGTTGGTGTGATGTCCTTCGGTGAGCCCTGGTACTGGGAGAGTTGGGGATTGATATGATATGTACATGTTGTAGTGTGGGTGGCGAAATTTTTGGATATACATGTTGTAGTGAATGTCACCGTCACAATGGACCGTGTTACTAAACTAATACATGATCCTGGGTCTGGTATCCAGCATTTTCGATCAACATTCGTCAATGTGTTTGCTACAATATTTTTGGAAATTAAGAAAATCCCCAGGTTTTCACATATTTGCCTCGAGAAATTGGAAACcaagaaattttcagaaaaagatgtgATAAAGTATTAAAGGCACAGAACCATCACTTTCATGTCACAACTTATGGAAAACCATCACTTTACAAAACATGACACTTTGCACCGAATCGAAGAAATTGATGTGGCAAAAAAACACTGAACCAATTTGTGAGCGTGTTTTGACGTGGCCGATCACTTGCGGGCCGACAACGGTGATGGCGCGGCGCTAACGGGCGTTAACGGCCGTACCGACCAAGCCAGTCAGCCTGTTCAAAGGAAACAGTGCCAGTCCCACTCGCTCCCTTTGTGCTAAGCCGGTCGGCCCGTTCCCCTAAAGGAAACAGTGCTAttcacactctctcctctcgttccCTCTACGTTGCCGCCGCAATGCTTTCTTGGGCAGACTGGTCCACTTTGCCGGGGAGGTAATGCCCTTCCATTTGTCTGATAGCCTAGGGTTAGGGATTTCAGATTTTTGTTTTGGTATGAAATGGACCGGATCCGGTGTATTTGACCACTACCAATTCCTTTTGAATTCAATCCAGCCCCTCCTAACCGTAGACGACTCGGACTTTGAAGGCAATGACAGAGAAGGGCCCACTGCTACCACCGAAAAATAGCCAAGAAATTCGTAGCATTCCAAGGTGGCATAGCTGGAAGGAGGTTTTATTGATGTGGTGAGGATTTAAGTTGCAATCCCTATCATGCTTTTCTTGTTTGAAATCCCATGTAAACTGCTCTGTTTCAACAGTGTTAATACATGTCCTACAGTTTTCATAATTTCCGTACTTGTACAAATAGATTATGGTCAGTAAGTCGGTAAGAATTTTCTGTGCATTATATCTATATAGTATTCATAATTTCTGTACTTTTAGAACAAGATTAAGTTACTCAATGCAAGCCAAGTTTTTCTCTGAATGTCTGCATTGTAGTGGTTAATGATCAAATTGGTTTGGGAAAAGGGCTTAGACATAGATATAGACACCCTTAATCTGCTTATTTCAAATGTTTAAATTTTTTTTTTCTTATCTAAGAAACTATGTAGTTTGGATTATGGTTAAGTAACTCTGGTGCACCTATGTAGCTGCTTATGGTTAAGTTACTTATTTTTCTTACAGATTGGCAATTGTTGTTATGTTCAATGGGTTGATATGGAGTATCCTAAAGCTAGTAAAAAAAAGCTCTTCAAAAGCTTTGGGCAAGACATGAAGATTGTTGTGCTGCTAGAACCAAGGAAGGGGTTGATCATGCACAGGTAGTGATTAAGCTTGAAGAGGAGGTTAACACTGCTACCCTGTAGTACAAGAACCTTGTTGCTGATGTTAACAAAATGCTCAAGCAACAAGTGCAAAGGACCTATCAAGAAAATTTCAAGAAAATAATGGCAAAAGACAATGAAGGCTTGGAGAAGCAGCTGGACCAGAAGCAGTATGTCATAGAGGATATGAAGGCCATTCAGAAAGCCCAAGGAGAACTGATCAAGAACCTGAGGACAGAGTTGCATGAGCTGGAGAAGGATAGGGATATCAATGGACTCAAGAAGGAGATGTATGTGCTGAAGACTGAACTTCAAGACCACAAGGAGAATAAGAAACAACTAATGAAGGACAAGATTGAGGTGATGCAGGAGAGGATGGgctgaagatggagaagaagaagttaGAGATAGCCATTTATGAGctgactaaagttggagaaattcaCAAGCGCAAGCTGAAGAAGATCAAGGGAATTTGTGATGAAGATTCTGTCATTGAGCTTAGTGGTCGAGACTTAGTCTAATCTAGTGATGATGTATATAGTATGCTACCTATCTATCTACTTTTATTTTTATTGTTGTAAGCACTATGACACCTATCTATTTGCAAGAATTGTTGTAAGCACTATGATACCTATCTAAATTGCTGGTGTTGCAATGGTATGAACTATGTATGAGGTTTATTTTGGGTCCtatctattgttttatgcactATGCTACCTATCTAGATTGTTTACGTGTATTATTTATGGAGTccactttgaaggaaatatgccctaaaggcaataataaagttgttatttatatttccttatatcatgataaatgtatattattcatgctagaattgtattaaccggaaacttgatacatgtgtgaatacatagacaaaacagagtgcccctagtatgcctctacttgactagctcgttaatcaaagatggttaagtttcctaaccatagacatgtgttgtcatttgatgaacatgatcacatcattaggagaatgatgtgatggacaagacccatccgttagcttagcataatgatcgttaagttttattgctattgctttcttcatgacttatacatattcctttgactatgagattatgaaaatcccgaatactggaggaacatcttgtgtgctatcaaacgtcacaacacaactgggtgattataaacatcctctacaggtgtctccgaaggtgtttgttgggctggcatagatcgagattaggatttgtcactccaagtatcggagaggtatctctaggccctcttggtaatgcacatcatgataagccttgcaagcaatgtgactaatgagttagttgcaggatgatgcattacaaaatgagtaaagagacttgccggtaacgagattgaactaggtataaggataccgacgatcgaatctcgggcaagtaacatgctacctcttgagcttgcgttggatttcctcgaagaggaaaggatgatgcaacagagtagtgtaagtatttccctcagtttttgagaatcaaggtatcaatccagtaggaggccatgctcaagtccctcgtacctgcacaaaacaatagctactcgcaaccaatgcgattaggggttgtcaatcccttcacggtcacttacgagagtgagatctgatagatataatatttttggtatttttggtatagagatgcaaagtgaaaagtaaaaggcaaagtaaaaagcaaagcaagattaaaatgatggagattgatatgatgagaatagacccgggggccataggtttcactagtggcttctctcaagagcataagtattctacggtgggtgaacaaattactgttgaccaattgacagaattgagcatagttataagaatacctaggcatgatcatgtatataggcatcacgtccgtgacaagtagaccgaaacgattctgcatctactactattactccactcatcgaccgctatccagcatgcatctagagtattaagttaaaacagagtaacactttaagcaagatgacatgatgtagagagataaattcatgcaatatgaaataaaccccatcttgttatcctcgatggcaacgatgcaatacgtgccttgc is from Triticum aestivum cultivar Chinese Spring chromosome 3A, IWGSC CS RefSeq v2.1, whole genome shotgun sequence and encodes:
- the LOC123062398 gene encoding glycerophosphodiester phosphodiesterase GDPD2, whose amino-acid sequence is MKDGRVLNWNVQSDDPLCTLQEAFEKVNPRLGFNVELKFDDNLVYQDEELTHILQAILKVVFECAKDRPIIFSSFQPDAAQLMRKLQSTYPVYFLTNGGTEIYADVRRNSLEEAVKLCLASGMQGIVSEARAVFRFPTAIPKIKEADLSLLTYGTLNNVPEAVYMQHLMGVNGVIVDLVPEITGAVSDLIALPETDTEINDLSGKVVKDAASTPNFTQREISFLLRLMPELVQ